The Chlamydiota bacterium genome includes the window TGGTTATGATGGTGTAAATCGCTTAACATCACTTACTTATCCTCAGAGCAATAACTTTGCTATTGGCTACGACAAAGGCGGTCGCAGAACCTCTCTCTCTGGCCCTCTAGGAATCTCAAAAACTTACGAATACGATAATGCTAACCGCCTTCTCTCACTCATCAACAAAATCAACGACATAGAGATTTCCCCTTTCCAATATCTGTATGATAAAGCAGGTAATCGCACGCAAAAAACAGATAAGTATGGACTGGATCAATATCTTTATGATGCAAATTATCGCCTGCTTTCATCTTCATTAAACGCCGAAGCTTTCGTCTATGATCTCACCGGAAACATCACCAAAAAAGACGGAGTCATACGAACCTTTTCAGCGTTTAATCAATTTCTATCGAACACCAGCAGCATTACTGCTACATACGACAACAATGGAAACATGACGAGTAAGATCACATCGGAGGGAGTAACGTGGTCTTATATTTTCTCAAGTGAGAATAAATTGCTTCAAGCCACATCCTCCGACGGGAAAAACGTCACATACCAATATGACGCTTTGGGAAGAAAGATCACAAGGGTAAGTGGAGGAAAAACAACACAATATATCTATGATGGGGAGGATGTACTGCTTGAATATGAAAATAATATTCTGACTAGTCGATACACTCATGGCCCTAAGATTGACGAACCTCTCTCAAAAACAGATATCCAATCAGGAGACAACTATTTTTATCATGCCGATGCACTAGGTTCAATTACCGCTATCACCAACTCCACAGGCACCATCATTGAAAGTTACCGATACACCTCCTACGGCACACCCGCAGTCTATAACAGAAGCGGAGAAGAGGTTTTTGAGTCGACTATTTCGAACACCTATCTATTCACGGGACAGAATTATGATTATGAAACAAAGCTTCATGATTATTGGAATCGTTACTACGATTCCGAATTAAATATTTTTATTTCCCCTGACCCCATTGGCTTCTTCGATGGGCCTAATCGATACTCCATGGTGAGATCGAATCCGATTAATGAGACTGATCCGTTTGGATTGTTTGCAGTGCCGACTCCCTTGCCTCCCTCTCCAGTTCCAGCGCCTGGGCCAGTTGGAGGCTCCATGGGAGAATCAGGAGCCTCATCTGTAGATTCTGGGCCTGATCAAGGGTCAGGTGAGGAAGAAGGTGAGTGTGAAGAAAAAGAGAATAAAAAATGTCGGTTTGTGCGAGAAGTTTACTATGAAGGGCCAACAAAAACGTGTTGGTATGAAGGTCGTGGTGGGATGTTTACATTCCCGCAGGATAAAGATAAACCTTGTCCTCCCATCGATCCAGATACGTGTATGGTTGTGACAACTGGTTTACCTGGAGGTGACTAA containing:
- a CDS encoding RHS repeat protein produces the protein LGNTTEKYLDANARVTQEKDPLGRTTKYEYTGRGYISKITYPNSSTETRTYDTKGNMLTKKVSGEGGLVMTTTYTYDSKWNKVKTVTDALGRITTYEYDSTNGDLKKITLPAVAPATVGSIWQMSYTTQGLLETLTTPDSHLTTYTYDSLGNLATKTNALGYTTTYTRDSSGNVTDIADPLGNSTIYGYDMMNRLTNLGKLATLSDPNKHVTTFGYDTIGRLLSETDPLGHITSYVYDKVSNVTQKNTPNGVALSYVYDALNRLITKTTPEQVYTFGYDSLSRLTSASNAVSSLSFIHDAVGQLLEATTVKPQLNVALSYNYDSAGRKTSLTDPVGTTSYGYDGVNRLTSLTYPQSNNFAIGYDKGGRRTSLSGPLGISKTYEYDNANRLLSLINKINDIEISPFQYLYDKAGNRTQKTDKYGLDQYLYDANYRLLSSSLNAEAFVYDLTGNITKKDGVIRTFSAFNQFLSNTSSITATYDNNGNMTSKITSEGVTWSYIFSSENKLLQATSSDGKNVTYQYDALGRKITRVSGGKTTQYIYDGEDVLLEYENNILTSRYTHGPKIDEPLSKTDIQSGDNYFYHADALGSITAITNSTGTIIESYRYTSYGTPAVYNRSGEEVFESTISNTYLFTGQNYDYETKLHDYWNRYYDSELNIFISPDPIGFFDGPNRYSMVRSNPINETDPFGLFAVPTPLPPSPVPAPGPVGGSMGESGASSVDSGPDQGSGEEEGECEEKENKKCRFVREVYYEGPTKTCWYEGRGGMFTFPQDKDKPCPPIDPDTCMVVTTGLPGGD